Proteins found in one Paenibacillus sp. FSL R10-2782 genomic segment:
- the priA gene encoding primosomal protein N', protein MEMGNLVAKVIVDVPAKDTDRTFDYLIPESMRPWIEPGSRVAVPFGKRTVQAFVISVVPAEEPPKYRMRAIQELLDLVPPLSPDLVELGKWISERYACNQIMALQVMIPTALKGKAERYISIAEQHEFTDHLSAADVFNYGSEADTHRAMRPDMRREPEWALLTDDGMSDPAERQIVSFIQEKEQVPLQQLSRRFPEEAEIIKSLLRRGVLQESQVIKDKLGKKTMKAVDLAIGIEEASAALEQFSTKAQRQREVLAFLLERSEFLPLPLKEVMTSLSVSAATVKALEDKGYAVLEDVEVFRDPYRGRNFKPTKPLALTEEQQYVYERIIRQLDIREQGAYLLHGVTGSGKTEIYLQTIQRCIEQNRQAIVLVPEISLTPQMVERFKGRFGDQVAVMHSRLSGGERYDEWRKIREGRVKVAIGARSAVFAPFRELGLIIMDEEHETSYKQEETPKYHARDVAVRRAHQHGAVVILGSATPSLESYYAARSQSNDEFAPLLLEMQTRALGNSLPEVHIMDMREELHAGNRSMFSRALHNGIAERLERKEQTVLLLNRRGHSTFVMCRSCGYVAGCPHCDISLTYHQRSNNLRCHYCGYSEPVPQVCPECGSEHIRYFGTGTQRVEEELAKLFPGIRVVRMDVDTTTEKNAHEKLLKQFRDKKADVLLGTQMVAKGLDFPDVTLVGVITADSALNLPDFRAAEKTFQLLTQVAGRAGRHQLPGEVFVQTYTPEHYSVIHASRHDYTSFVREELKHRRNLHYPPYCRLILVTFSHEQLPVLVRLAENYSATLQGRARQMGWLGNMDRLTSDVLDILGPVASPISRIKNRYRFQCMIKWRGNIDAIGLAQQVADEMAESAQAQKLLISLDVDPQMLM, encoded by the coding sequence ATGGAAATGGGCAATTTAGTTGCCAAAGTTATTGTAGATGTGCCCGCCAAGGATACGGATCGTACTTTCGATTATCTGATTCCTGAGTCGATGCGGCCATGGATTGAGCCGGGTAGCCGGGTTGCAGTGCCGTTCGGCAAACGGACGGTGCAGGCTTTTGTCATCTCGGTAGTACCGGCCGAGGAGCCGCCGAAATATCGGATGAGGGCGATACAGGAGCTGCTGGATTTGGTACCGCCCCTGTCTCCGGATCTGGTAGAACTGGGTAAATGGATAAGCGAACGCTATGCCTGTAATCAAATTATGGCGCTGCAAGTGATGATTCCTACAGCGTTAAAGGGCAAGGCCGAACGTTATATTTCTATCGCTGAGCAGCATGAGTTCACAGATCATCTGTCTGCTGCTGACGTTTTCAATTACGGTTCAGAAGCGGATACACATCGAGCCATGCGACCGGATATGAGGAGAGAACCCGAATGGGCTCTTCTGACCGACGATGGTATGAGCGACCCGGCTGAACGCCAGATTGTCAGCTTTATTCAGGAGAAGGAGCAAGTCCCGCTTCAGCAGCTAAGCCGCCGTTTCCCCGAAGAAGCAGAGATTATTAAATCGCTGTTGCGCCGGGGGGTGCTTCAGGAGAGTCAGGTTATAAAGGACAAGCTTGGCAAGAAGACCATGAAGGCTGTGGATTTGGCTATCGGCATAGAAGAGGCATCAGCGGCGCTGGAACAGTTTTCTACCAAAGCGCAGCGTCAGCGGGAGGTACTTGCTTTTTTACTGGAACGCAGCGAGTTCCTGCCCCTGCCGCTGAAGGAAGTCATGACCTCGCTTAGTGTATCAGCCGCAACGGTCAAGGCGCTGGAGGATAAGGGCTATGCGGTGCTTGAGGATGTAGAGGTGTTCCGCGACCCTTATCGGGGTAGAAACTTCAAGCCTACGAAGCCGTTGGCGCTTACCGAAGAGCAGCAATACGTGTATGAACGGATCATCCGGCAGTTGGATATACGTGAGCAAGGAGCTTATTTGCTGCATGGAGTTACGGGCAGTGGTAAAACGGAAATTTATCTACAGACGATTCAACGCTGTATTGAGCAGAATCGTCAGGCGATTGTGCTGGTTCCGGAAATATCGTTAACACCGCAAATGGTAGAGCGTTTTAAAGGTCGCTTTGGCGATCAGGTCGCGGTGATGCACAGCAGACTGTCCGGAGGCGAACGTTACGACGAGTGGCGCAAAATACGCGAAGGCCGTGTGAAAGTGGCGATTGGCGCCCGTTCGGCTGTATTTGCGCCTTTTCGTGAACTTGGTCTTATTATTATGGATGAGGAGCATGAAACCTCCTATAAGCAGGAGGAGACACCCAAATACCACGCGCGTGACGTGGCTGTACGTAGAGCCCATCAGCATGGGGCTGTGGTTATTCTTGGCTCGGCTACGCCGTCGCTGGAAAGCTATTACGCGGCCCGCTCGCAAAGCAATGATGAGTTTGCGCCGCTGCTGCTTGAAATGCAGACTCGCGCACTAGGGAACTCATTACCCGAGGTGCATATCATGGATATGCGCGAGGAACTGCATGCTGGCAACCGTTCCATGTTCAGTCGCGCATTGCATAACGGAATCGCAGAGCGACTGGAGCGCAAGGAACAGACCGTATTGTTGCTGAATCGGCGCGGACATTCCACGTTCGTCATGTGCCGTAGCTGCGGCTATGTGGCGGGTTGCCCGCATTGTGATATTTCGCTCACATATCATCAGCGTTCGAATAATTTGCGTTGCCATTACTGCGGTTATTCTGAGCCCGTACCTCAGGTTTGCCCGGAATGTGGTAGTGAGCATATTCGCTACTTTGGCACTGGTACTCAGCGAGTGGAAGAGGAACTGGCAAAGCTGTTTCCCGGTATACGTGTCGTGCGGATGGACGTCGATACAACGACAGAGAAAAATGCCCATGAAAAGCTGCTCAAGCAATTTCGTGATAAAAAAGCGGATGTACTGCTCGGCACCCAAATGGTTGCCAAAGGACTGGATTTTCCCGATGTGACGCTGGTAGGTGTCATTACTGCGGATTCGGCGCTTAATTTACCGGATTTTCGGGCTGCGGAAAAGACATTTCAGTTGTTAACACAAGTAGCCGGACGCGCCGGAAGGCATCAATTGCCTGGGGAAGTGTTTGTGCAAACCTATACGCCGGAGCATTATTCGGTTATTCACGCGAGTCGGCACGACTACACTTCTTTTGTCAGGGAAGAGTTAAAACACCGCCGTAATTTGCATTATCCACCGTATTGCCGTCTCATTTTGGTGACTTTTTCTCATGAACAGCTCCCGGTACTGGTTCGATTGGCTGAGAACTATTCAGCCACTCTACAGGGGAGGGCAAGACAAATGGGGTGGTTGGGCAATATGGATCGGCTTACATCCGATGTGCTTGACATTCTGGGGCCTGTAGCTTCACCGATTTCGAGAATCAAGAATAGATACCGATTTCAATGTATGATAAAATGGCGTGGAAATATAGATGCGATTGGTCTGGCTCAGCAGGTGGCTGATGAAATGGCGGAATCTGCACAGGCCCAAAAGCTGCTGATCAGTCTGGATGTCGATCCGCAAATGCTTATGTAG
- the coaBC gene encoding bifunctional phosphopantothenoylcysteine decarboxylase/phosphopantothenate--cysteine ligase CoaBC, producing the protein MLKGKVIILGITGGIAAYKGAALCSKLTQKGAEVHVIMTASAKEFITELTLQSLSRNPVYSDTFDEREPSVVSHIHLADKADLVLVAPATANIIGKMAHGLADDMLSTTLLATTAPIMVAPAMNVHMYTHPAVMQNMETLVSRGVMMIEPGEGLLACGYVGKGRLEEPETIVQTVERFFEQQEQEGKVVTNKPEPRWFGGEAVDSGGQSQGSLLNGNERFLSGKKVIVTAGGTIERIDPVRYITNDSSGKMGFAIAKVAQELGADVHLIAANTSAEPPVGISIEKVQSADDMYSAVLRQWEESDLVVMAAAVADYRPREAALTKIKKKDSTFTLELVKNIDILESLGRSKKHQFLIGFAAETGNLETYAMDKLERKNCDLLAANDVTVDGAGFGVDTNAVQIYDRGGMVERIPVQSKEEVARKLLTIAAGRMGGVLH; encoded by the coding sequence ATGTTGAAGGGGAAAGTTATTATTCTTGGTATTACCGGCGGAATTGCCGCTTATAAAGGGGCTGCGCTGTGTAGTAAGCTAACGCAAAAGGGAGCCGAGGTTCATGTCATTATGACGGCATCCGCGAAGGAGTTTATTACCGAGCTTACACTTCAGTCGCTCTCTCGTAATCCGGTATACAGTGACACGTTTGATGAAAGAGAACCGTCCGTCGTATCCCATATTCATCTGGCGGACAAGGCCGATCTGGTGCTGGTTGCACCTGCAACCGCAAATATCATCGGGAAAATGGCGCATGGGCTTGCTGATGATATGCTATCCACAACGCTGCTGGCTACGACAGCACCTATTATGGTAGCACCTGCTATGAACGTGCATATGTACACTCATCCCGCAGTAATGCAAAACATGGAGACGCTCGTATCCCGGGGTGTCATGATGATTGAGCCGGGTGAAGGATTGCTGGCTTGTGGTTATGTTGGCAAAGGACGGTTGGAAGAGCCGGAAACCATCGTACAAACGGTAGAACGGTTTTTTGAACAGCAAGAACAGGAAGGTAAGGTCGTCACCAACAAGCCGGAACCACGTTGGTTTGGCGGAGAAGCTGTAGATTCGGGTGGACAATCGCAAGGTTCGCTGCTGAATGGAAATGAACGGTTTCTGTCAGGCAAAAAAGTGATTGTAACCGCTGGAGGCACGATCGAGAGAATTGATCCGGTACGTTATATTACGAACGACTCTTCCGGTAAAATGGGCTTTGCTATCGCAAAAGTGGCTCAGGAGTTGGGTGCTGATGTGCATTTGATTGCTGCAAATACAAGTGCAGAGCCTCCTGTGGGCATTTCGATTGAAAAAGTACAGTCCGCTGACGACATGTATAGCGCTGTGCTCAGACAGTGGGAAGAGAGCGATTTGGTCGTTATGGCTGCTGCGGTTGCAGACTATCGACCGCGTGAGGCGGCACTGACCAAGATCAAGAAGAAGGATAGTACATTTACACTGGAGTTAGTGAAGAATATCGATATTCTGGAGTCGCTCGGACGAAGCAAAAAGCATCAATTTTTAATCGGCTTTGCTGCGGAGACCGGGAACCTGGAGACGTATGCTATGGATAAGCTGGAGCGAAAAAATTGCGACCTTCTGGCAGCCAACGACGTAACTGTTGATGGAGCAGGCTTTGGTGTCGATACGAACGCTGTACAAATTTATGACCGTGGCGGAATGGTAGAACGTATTCCTGTGCAGTCAAAGGAAGAAGTAGCGCGTAAGCTCCTTACGATAGCGGCTGGACGTATGGGTGGGGTGTTGCATTAA
- the rpoZ gene encoding DNA-directed RNA polymerase subunit omega, with amino-acid sequence MLYPSIDEMMKKADSKYSLVVAASRRARQLREGEKTTLKNPKSHKQVGVALEEIYADHLRLESGEDE; translated from the coding sequence GTGCTGTATCCTTCCATTGATGAAATGATGAAAAAGGCAGATAGTAAGTATTCGTTAGTTGTAGCGGCTTCACGCCGTGCCAGACAGTTGCGCGAGGGTGAGAAGACGACTCTCAAGAATCCTAAATCCCACAAGCAGGTTGGAGTGGCATTGGAAGAGATCTACGCGGATCATTTGCGTCTTGAAAGCGGCGAAGACGAATAA